The Microbacterium sp. KUDC0406 genome includes a window with the following:
- a CDS encoding class I SAM-dependent methyltransferase: MVDETLAKSFLNVGEEYDRYRPGFPVAAADAIISAAVEAALDLGAGTGKFTERLVSRASRVIAVEPSEQMLAVLRSKLPAVESHVGTAEGIPVADASVDVVTVAQAFHWFDRAPACAEIRRVLVPGGTLGLLWNHSDARCTWDRACHRVAHPAVSETDETTSSAADELPGFTFVAHTEVAWSERITRADYIARWLTVSSFLAASDDECARMVAEVERILDADPDTAGRDEFDLPQITDVYVYRAS, translated from the coding sequence ATGGTCGATGAGACGCTGGCGAAGTCCTTTCTCAACGTGGGCGAGGAATACGACCGGTATCGGCCCGGGTTCCCCGTGGCTGCCGCGGATGCGATCATTTCCGCAGCCGTGGAGGCGGCGCTCGATCTCGGCGCGGGAACGGGGAAGTTCACCGAACGTCTGGTCTCCCGCGCGTCGCGCGTGATCGCCGTGGAGCCCTCGGAGCAGATGCTCGCCGTGCTGCGGTCGAAGCTGCCAGCGGTGGAGTCGCACGTCGGCACCGCCGAGGGGATCCCGGTCGCGGATGCCTCGGTCGACGTCGTCACGGTCGCGCAGGCCTTCCACTGGTTCGACCGCGCCCCTGCGTGCGCCGAGATCCGACGCGTGCTCGTGCCCGGCGGCACGCTCGGACTGCTCTGGAACCACTCCGACGCGCGCTGCACCTGGGATCGCGCCTGTCATCGTGTCGCACATCCCGCGGTGTCGGAGACCGACGAGACGACCAGCTCGGCCGCCGACGAGCTCCCCGGCTTCACGTTCGTCGCACACACCGAGGTCGCCTGGTCAGAGCGGATCACACGCGCCGACTACATCGCGCGCTGGCTCACCGTGAGTTCGTTCCTCGCGGCATCCGACGACGAGTGCGCCCGGATGGTCGCCGAGGTCGAGCGCATCCTCGACGCCGATCCCGACACGGCCGGACGCGACGAGTTCGACCTGCCGCAGATCACCGACGTCTACGTCTACCGGGCCTCGTGA